In a genomic window of Punica granatum isolate Tunisia-2019 chromosome 6, ASM765513v2, whole genome shotgun sequence:
- the LOC116211742 gene encoding U-box domain-containing protein 11-like → MAGNVAGDPTPALLELVQHIVRDSSGTGDSQKAGGDGGGGGGDLFRKDCTDLVRKISLLSHLFEEIRDFTGGSSSRSSPEDSWWSDLASALQFAKRLLSVASSFVAASSFDGEAKKIAFQFQCVTWKLEKALGKLPYEQFDISDEVQEQVELVRAQLKRAADKYGPMNSNLLSRTMSQPALKDLDLIQSGRAIGTLHIQNIGNVDHEVSATLNPIPNPVPSRRCPADHKIEIPTNSSTSSEVSSLDADRSDLSASDLEDNPEKKSAEENKKSDAIPIPDDFLCPISLEIMRDPVIVATGQTYERSYIQRWIDNGNLTCPKTQQKLQNLTLTPNYVLRSLISQWCSTHNVEQPTGIVNGKIKNSDGSFRDISSEIATIEALVRKLSSCSIEEITAAVTEIRSLSKRSTDNRILIAEAGAIPPLVHLLTSVDVLIQENAVTSILNLSIYENNKGLIMLAGAIPSIVQVLRAGSMEARENAAATLFSLSLGDENKIIIGASGAIPALVDLLQTGSTRGKKDAATALFNLCIYQGNKGRAVRAGIISALLKMLTDSSHRMVDEALTILSVLASCQEAKVAMVKASTIPVLIDLLRMGLPRNKENAAAILLSLCKRDSDNLGCISRLGASIPLTELARNGTERAKRKATSLLDLLHKLHKQ, encoded by the exons ATGGCCGGCAATGTAGCCGGAGACCCCACGCCGGCGCTGCTGGAGCTCGTCCAACACATTGTTCGGGACTCCAGCGGAACCGGGGACAGCCAAAAAGCCGGCGGCGAcggcggcggaggaggaggagatctCTTCAGGAAGGACTGCACGGATCTGGTCCGCAAGATCTCGCTGCTCAGTCACCTTTTCGAGGAGATTAGGGATTTCACTGGCGGCTCCAGCTCTCGTTCTTCGCCGGAGGACTCCTGGTGGTCGGATCTCGCCTCCGCGCTGCAGTTCGCGAAGCGCCTGCTCTCCGTCGCCTCCAGTTTCGTTGCAGCTTCCTCCTTC GACGGTGAAGCAAAGAAAATCGCCTTCCAATTTCAATGTGTGACATGGAAATTGGAGAAAGCACTTGGGAAGCTACCTTATGAACAATTTGACATATCTGACGAAGTTCAGGAACAG GTTGAATTGGTGAGAGCTCAGTTGAAGAGAGCTGCGGACAAGTACGGGCCTATGAATTCAAATTTGTTGTCGCGGACCATGTCCCAACCGGCTTTAAAGGATCTTGACCTAATTCAGTCAGGGCGGGCCATCGGAACACTGCATATTCAGAACATTGGGAATGTTGATCATGAAGTTTCTGCAACATTGAACCCCATTCCAAATCCTGTTCCTTCAAGAAGGTGTCCTGCAGATCATAAAATTGAAATCCCCACCAATTCTTCTACATCATCGGAAGTTTCTTCATTGGATGCCGATAGAAGTGACCTGTCAGCATCTGATCTAGAGGACAACCCAGAGAAAAAGAGCGCCGAGGAAAATAAGAAGTCTGATGCCATTCCCATACCCGATGATTTTCTTTGCCCAATTTCTCTAGAGATTATGAGGGATCCTGTCATTGTAGCCACTGGACAG ACATATGAAAGATCATACATACAGAGATGGATTGACAATGGAAACTTGACGTGCCCGAAGACCCAGCAGAAGCTCCAGAATCTAACACTCACCCCTAATTATGTCCTTAGAAGTTTAATCAGTCAGTGGTGCTCGACCCACAATGTTGAACAACCGACTGGAATAGTCAATGGGAAAATCAAAAACAGTGATGGTTCCTTCCGTGATATAAGCAGTGAGATCGCAACAATTGAAGCCCTCGTCCGAAAGCTCTCAAGCTGTTCCATTGAGGAGATCACAGCTGCTGTGACTGAAATTAGATCTCTATCCAAAAGGAGCACGGATAACAGGATATTAATAGCAGAGGCCGGAGCTATCCCACCTCTCGTTCACTTGCTGACTTCGGTGGATGTCTTAATCCAAGAAAATGCAGTCACTTCTATTCTTAACCTCTCGATATATGAGAACAACAAAGGGCTCATAATGCTTGCCGGTGCGATCCCTTCTATCGTACAGGTCCTCAGAGCGGGAAGCATGGAAGCTCGTGAGAATGCAGCAGCGACACTCTTTAGCCTCTCACTCGGGGATGAgaacaaaattataattggGGCGTCTGGGGCAATTCCTGCATTAGTGGATTTGCTCCAAACAGGCAGCACTCGAGGAAAGAAGGATGCTGCCACTGCCTTGTTCAACCTCTGCATCTATCAGGGCAACAAGGGTCGGGCTGTTCGGGCAGGAATTATATCGGCACTACTAAAGATGCTCACTGATTCAAGCCACCGTATGGTGGACGAGGCTCTGACGATCCTGTCAGTTCTTGCCAGCTGTCAAGAGGCTAAAGTAGCAATGGTGAAGGCGAGCACCATTCCTGTTCTAATTGATCTCCTGAGAATGGGTCTACCACGAAACAAGGAGAACGCTGCTGCTATACTGCTCTCTCTATGCAAGAGAGACTCGGACAATCTCGGGTGCATCAGTAGGCTCGGGGCCTCGATTCCACTGACAGAGCTCGCCAGGAATGGGACTGAGAGAGCGAAGAGGAAAGCCACTTCGTTGCTCGACCTCCTCCACAAACTGCACAAGCAATAG